From the Candidatus Schekmanbacteria bacterium genome, one window contains:
- a CDS encoding PqqD family protein, whose translation MKTKLLERVPVPSEKILSRIENAKAVIFDDSVGEPYLLNETGTLIWQLCDGNLKIKEIIEILCQQFEDDPSRIEKEVLDFIDKLKEKKIISLE comes from the coding sequence ATGAAAACAAAACTTCTTGAAAGAGTGCCTGTGCCATCAGAAAAAATTCTATCAAGAATAGAAAACGCGAAAGCTGTAATATTCGATGATTCAGTAGGCGAACCATATCTGTTAAATGAAACAGGAACATTGATATGGCAGTTATGTGATGGAAATTTGAAAATAAAAGAAATCATAGAAATTCTGTGTCAACAATTTGAAGATGACCCATCCCGCATAGAAAAAGAAGTTTTGGATTTTATAGACAAATTAAAAGAAAAAAAAATTATTTCACTTGAATAA
- a CDS encoding radical SAM protein — MNKKMYVKTPIEVTWSFTKRCNLNCSFCLIDAKKEYRLSKKLCEKVLDEIIKGKVLKVILTGGEPLYEPSVFQIIKKLRYNGIAVELTTNGTLINKKILKKLADCGLREIQISINGSKAEINDYLMGKSFTKIINAIILSLEKDFNVHTKTTITSFNILDIPSLIEVLKSLGIKKIDLDEVVPMGRALLNYASLKPSLNDLLKLDSIVDEINEKENKLEIEFSSFTLTMANDGCAAECSIGDENSYCCTITADGNLYPCTLSTLWNKENNIIDKGIIKAWKDISYFKKYINEEKLEGDCSKCDTKKDCKGGCRPLAYAFSGNEWSEFPLCPRIG; from the coding sequence TTGAATAAAAAAATGTATGTCAAAACGCCAATTGAAGTTACTTGGTCCTTTACAAAAAGATGCAATCTGAACTGCTCGTTCTGTCTCATAGATGCTAAAAAAGAATATAGATTATCAAAAAAGCTCTGTGAAAAAGTACTCGATGAAATTATCAAAGGGAAAGTATTGAAAGTCATTTTAACAGGAGGCGAACCTCTATATGAACCTTCTGTTTTTCAAATTATTAAAAAACTTCGCTATAATGGAATAGCTGTTGAATTGACAACAAATGGCACACTGATAAATAAAAAAATATTAAAAAAACTTGCAGACTGTGGACTAAGAGAAATTCAAATTAGCATCAATGGTTCAAAAGCAGAGATAAATGACTACTTGATGGGGAAATCCTTCACTAAAATAATCAATGCAATCATCTTATCATTGGAAAAAGATTTTAATGTCCATACGAAAACAACGATTACTTCCTTCAATATTTTGGACATTCCTTCTCTAATTGAAGTGCTGAAAAGTTTGGGCATAAAAAAAATAGACCTCGATGAAGTCGTACCTATGGGACGCGCGCTCCTTAATTATGCATCATTAAAGCCTTCATTGAATGACCTCTTAAAACTTGACTCAATAGTTGATGAAATAAATGAAAAGGAGAATAAATTAGAAATTGAATTTTCAAGTTTTACATTGACCATGGCTAATGATGGATGCGCTGCAGAATGCAGTATTGGAGATGAAAATTCCTATTGCTGCACAATAACTGCTGACGGCAACCTCTATCCCTGTACATTATCCACTCTATGGAATAAAGAAAACAATATTATCGATAAGGGAATAATAAAGGCATGGAAAGATATTTCATATTTTAAAAAATACATAAACGAGGAAAAGTTAGAGGGGGATTGCTCAAAATGCGACACGAAAAAAGACTGTAAAGGAGGATGCCGTCCACTTGCCTATGCATTTAGCGGAAACGAATGGAGCGAGTTTCCCCTATGTCCACGGATAGGATAA
- a CDS encoding FkbM family methyltransferase: MKEGIENPTPFWDKMAKKLRSIYESTPYFKGKWQIFNLLGRFARWKGYRTEISFDLGEKIILDIDDWIPYQIFLTGYYAIEYLHTSYFRKIVKEGMVFFDVGANIGYYTLQAAVRVGKGGKVYAFEPVSSTYKKLKENVEINSLTNVVLCPFVIYEKEGEMEIALGDKGNSGSAKIPFPDNSCDERKEKVRAITLDNFVERNRINRVDLVKIDVEGCEYSVLKGMVKILSKLKPTILIELTENTLKARGTSSFEVINFLKGYGYCPYKIIRNGVKRIRRDFITGESLILFKQGDAKGV, encoded by the coding sequence ATGAAAGAGGGAATAGAAAATCCAACTCCTTTTTGGGATAAGATGGCAAAAAAATTGCGTTCAATTTATGAAAGCACACCTTATTTCAAGGGGAAGTGGCAGATATTCAATCTTTTGGGAAGATTTGCAAGATGGAAAGGTTATAGGACTGAAATCTCATTTGATCTTGGAGAAAAGATAATCCTTGATATCGATGATTGGATTCCCTATCAGATTTTTTTGACTGGTTATTATGCCATTGAGTATTTACATACCTCTTATTTCAGAAAAATTGTAAAGGAGGGAATGGTTTTTTTTGATGTAGGCGCAAACATTGGCTATTACACTCTTCAAGCAGCTGTCAGAGTAGGAAAAGGAGGGAAAGTTTACGCTTTTGAGCCGGTAAGCAGCACATATAAAAAATTGAAAGAGAATGTTGAAATAAATTCACTGACTAATGTTGTACTCTGCCCTTTCGTTATCTATGAAAAAGAGGGGGAAATGGAAATTGCTCTCGGTGATAAAGGCAACAGCGGCTCTGCAAAAATTCCTTTTCCAGATAATTCCTGTGATGAAAGAAAGGAAAAGGTTAGGGCGATTACTCTTGATAATTTTGTTGAAAGAAATAGGATTAATAGAGTTGACCTTGTAAAGATCGATGTAGAGGGATGCGAATATTCCGTCCTTAAAGGTATGGTGAAAATTCTTTCAAAGTTGAAACCCACCATTTTGATTGAGCTTACAGAAAATACTTTGAAAGCCCGGGGGACATCATCTTTTGAAGTTATCAATTTCCTTAAGGGCTATGGATATTGTCCATATAAGATAATCCGTAATGGAGTGAAAAGAATTAGGCGGGATTTTATTACAGGAGAATCTCTAATTCTTTTCAAGCAGGGAGATGCAAAGGGAGTTTAA